One genomic region from Argentina anserina chromosome 2, drPotAnse1.1, whole genome shotgun sequence encodes:
- the LOC126784333 gene encoding GDSL esterase/lipase EXL3-like — protein MIKDASGLAGFSVAGASILGRHNSALEAEADAAMKGMQLAAHLRQKKWIPREANRVADAAAKLAMVKVCSSDWTSRPPNSLRKILESDAMRPKRNSKRMGFPFIELFSSSSSGLLMSSTKKLVIFIFSLSVVLGHYPRIAEGRVKLPPGKTMPAVLVFGDSIMDTGNNNNLKSVVRCNFPPYGQNFPGEVPTGRFGNGKVPSDFIAQALGIKEFVPPYADTSLTPEELRTGVCFASGGTGYDPQTPQLVSVISLSEQLNQFKEYIGKLKANFGEQRTNYILANSLYLVVAGSDDIANTYFTIGIRKAEYDVPAYTDLMVNSATSFLQDLYALGGRRFGVFSAPPIGCVPSQRTLAGGIQRQCAEKYNDAAKLFNSKLSANMHSLNTQLPDSRMVYVDIYTPLLDLILHPTKYGFKVANKGCCGTGALEVAILCTKLSPTCENPKDHVFWDSYHPSEQAYSVLVPPLLEKYVNDFF, from the exons ATGATAAAGGATGCTTCTGGATTGGCTG GTTTTTCTGTAGCTGGAGCAAGTATTCTTGGCAGGCACAATTCGGCTCTGGAGGCTGAGGCAGACGCTGCCATGAAGGGGATGCAGCTTGCTGCTCATCTAAGGCAAAAGAAG TGGATCCCTAGAGAAGCTAACCGGGTAGCTGATGCCGCGGCGAAGCTTGCAATGGTGAAGGTGTGTTCCTCGGATTGGACCAGTCGTCCTCCGAACTCCCTCCGCAAAATCCTGGAATCTGATGCCATGA GACCGAAAAGAAATTCCAAAAGAATGGGATTCCCCTTTATAGaactcttctcttcttcttcctctggtCTGTTGATGTCGTCAACCAAGAAGCTCGTGATCTTCATCTTTAGTCTTTCTGTTGTTTTAGGGCACTACCCGAGAATCGCAGAGGGTCGGGTGAAGTTACCACCGGGAAAGACAATGCCGGCGGTTCTAGTGTTTGGTGATTCGATCATGGACACcggcaacaacaacaatcttAAGTCTGTTGTCAGATGCAATTTCCCTCCTTATGGTCAAAACTTCCCAGGAGAAGTTCCAACTGGTAGATTTGGCAATGGAAAAGTCCCCTCAGACTTCATAG CTCAAGCATTGGGAATAAAAGAGTTTGTACCTCCATATGCGGATACTAGTCTAACACCTGAAGAACTCAGAACCGGAGTCTGCTTTGCTTCTGGTGGCACCGGATACGACCCCCAGACACCCCAATTAGTA TCAGTTATATCGCTATCGGAGCAGTTGAACCAGTTCAAAGAGTATATAGGGAAGCTGAAAGCCAATTTTGGCGAGCAGAGAACAAATTACATCCTCGCCAATAGTCTCTATCTGGTGGTCGCCGGCAGCGATGACATTGCCAACACCTATTTCACTattggcatcagaaaggctgaATATGACGTCCCTGCTTACACTGACCTTATGGTCAATTCTGCCACTAGTTTCCTTCAG GATTTGTATGCACTTGGGGGTAGAAGGTTCGGTGTTTTCAGTGCACCACCAATAGGGTGTGTACCTTCACAGAGAACTCTAGCCGGAGGAATTCAAAGGCAGTGTGCAGAGAAGTACAACGACGCAGCGAAGCTATTCAACTCTAAGCTGTCAGCTAACATGCATTCCTTAAATACACAGCTACCCGACAGTAGAATGGTTTATGTCGATATTTACACACCTTTACTCGATCTCATTCTTCACCCTACTAAATACG ggtttaaggtGGCGAATAAAGGGTGCTGTGGCACAGGAGCTTTAGAGGTGGCGATATTATGCACCAAATTGTCTCCGACGTGTGAAAATCCGAAGGATCATGTGTTTTGGGATAGTTATCACCCTAGTGAACAAGCATACAGTGTGCTCGTTCCTCCACTTCTCGAAAAATATGTAAACGACTTCTTCTGA